From a single Miscanthus floridulus cultivar M001 chromosome 8, ASM1932011v1, whole genome shotgun sequence genomic region:
- the LOC136476956 gene encoding disease resistance protein RPM1-like has protein sequence MESTVLSVGKSVLDGALGYAKSAVAEEVALQLGVQRDHAFIRGELEMMLAFLMAAHDERDEHMVVKTWVKQVRDVAYDVEDCLQGFPVRLGMGNSPWWWCCGIPRTLLDRRRVAKQMKELRAKVEDVSQRNVRYHLIKGSAGSKQLAAASSITVHSSLASASLPGIMEEARWQQDRAKADLIRLISSSNKADDHIRVIAVWGRTSRALVSASSIVRRAYNDLKTNNKFECQAWVTLTHPFNLTEFLQNIVRQFYADCCLGELAETQDDAPAAPGGSQDLRRMGRMKDGYLVRAFNKYVAMKSCLIVLTDLSTVEEWDQIKACFPDNKRGSRLVACTEKIDVASLCVGPETMVLEHKQLYTDQTLYAFYEKGSQDETRSMESRPSLNTDTTNMNRSVYGKRLARMETSIAASKESHNFIGREKEKSDIIKLISNKCSQQEFKVISICGMGGLGKTTLVKYVYQSQEVSAMFDKRACVTIKHPFDPNELINSLATQLDCKETVNGDRKNPGNQLSLLANYLEGNKYLIVLDDLSSITEWDTITHLFPTSVTKSRIIVTTRQENVAKHCSKEDKNIYKLEILGDRDAHSLFTEKVFQKVIDLDEQHPELAEEEKIILKKCKGLPLAIVTIGGFLAKQPKIPLEWRKLNEHISAELDMNPELGMIKNVLMKSYDGLPYHLKSCFLYMSIFPDGHNISRRRLVHRWTAEGYSSDVRGKSPGEIADCYFMELIDRSMILPSQRSIIVDSCKVHDLMRDISISKSTEENLVFRLEEGCSSNAHGTVRHLTISSNWKGDKSEFESAVDLSRIRSLTVFGEWRSFFISDKMRLLRVLDLEGTSGLVDHHLEHIGKLLHLKYLSLRGCGGIYHLPDSLGNMRQLQTLDIKGTCIIVLPKTIIKLRKLQYLRAEARSVLYNNTSDFLCDDLPKLCVACCSPACMRDVTEMEGNPNTSDVCTFYCCVMFPFLARQGNPPGLVVPSGIWKLKALHTLSLVNIARGKAVLKGIRKLTQLRKLGVTGISKKNCHEFCSTLTDLICLESLSVHLEGEQSLYDCLDGLSSPLKNLQSLKLEGNLAKWPGWIERLHNLVKLKLEKTEILESDAAIQVLGKLPNLAILSLMRWSFKGDSHRFTFHQWAFPNLMVLELFYVDGISSFEFEERATPKLELLLVRKAHEASLLFYGLSSLPSLKEVLVDDYGEDFVEDMRAQLAMNPNKPILKNRLV, from the exons ATGGAGTCGACGGTGCTGAGTGTCGGCAAGTCCGTGCTGGACGGAGCGCTGGGCTACGCCAAATCCGCCGTCGCGGAGGAGGTGGCCCTGCAGCTCGGCGTCCAGCGCGACCACGCCTTCATCAGGGGCGAGCTCGAGATGATGCTGGCTTTCCTGATGGCCGCGCACGACGAGCGCGACGAGCACATGGTTGTCAAGACCTGGGTGAAGCAGGTCCGCGACGTGGCCTACGACGTCGAGGACTGCCTCCAGGGCTTCCCCGTTCGTCTAGGGATGGGGAACAGTCCCTGGTGGTGGTGCTGTGGCATCCCTCGGACGCTGCTTGACCGACGCCGCGTGGCCAAGCAGATGAAGGAGCTCCGAGCCAAGGTCGAGGATGTCAGCCAGAGGAACGTGCGCTACCACCTCATCAAGGGCTCTGCTGGCTCCAAGCAGCTTGCTGCTGCCAGTAGCATCACCGTGCATTCCAGCTTGGCCAGCGCGTCGTTGCCGGGCATCATGGAGGAAGCGAGGTGGCAGCAGGACAGAGCGAAAGCGGATCTCATTCgactcatcagcagcagcaacaagGCCGACGATCATATTAGAGTGATCGCTGTGTGGGGACGAACAAGCCGTGCTCTTGTTAGTGCATCATCCATCGTCAGGAGGGCTTACAATGATCTCAAGACAAACAACAAGTTCGAGTGCCAAGCCTGGGTCACGCTCACACATCCTTTCAATCTAACAGAGTTTCTACAAAACATTGTCAGGCAATTTTATGCTGATTGTTGTCTTGGAGAACTGGCCGAAACACAAGACGATGCACCAGCTGCTCCTGGCGGGAGCCAAGATCTGCGGAGGATGGGAAGGATGAAGGACGGTTATTTGGTCCGTGCATTCAACAAGTATGTGGCTATGAAGAGTTGTCTGATTGTGCTTACTGACCTGTCCACTGTTGAGGAGTGGGACCAGATTAAAGCATGTTTTCCTGACAACAAGAGAGGTAGCCGACTTGTAGCATGCACAGAGAAAATCGACGTGGCAAGCTTGTGCGTTGGGCCAGAAACTATGGTACTAGAGCACAAGCAATTATATACTGACCAGACTCTGTATGCTTTCTACGAGAAG GGTTCACAAGATGAAACACGTTCAATGGAGTCAAGGCCTAGCTTGAACACAGACACTACTAATATGAACAGATCTGTGTATGGAAAGAGACTCGCTCGCATGGAGACATCAATAGCTGCTTCGAAGGAATCTCATAATTTCATTGGGCGAGAGAAAGAAAAATCAGATATTATCAAGCTGATCTCAAATAAATGTAGCCAGCAAGAATTTAAGGTGATATCTATATGTGGAATGGGTGGTCTTGGGAAAACCACCCTAGTCAAATATGTCTACCAAAGCCAAGAGGTCAGTGCAATGTTTGATAAGCGTGCTTGTGTCACAATAAAGCACCCTTTTGATCCTAATGAGCTCATCAATAGCTTAGCTACACAACTAGATTGTAAGGAAACAGTCAATGGTGACAGGAAAAACCCAGGAAATCAATTGTCCTTATTGGCTAATTATTTAGAAGGAAACAAATACCTTATTGTTCTGGATGATTTATCGTCTATCACGGAGTGGGACACTATAACGCATCTTTTCCCTACATCAGTAACAAAAAGCCGAATCATAGTCACCACAAGGCAAGAGAATGTTGCTAAGCATTGTTCGAAGGAAGACAAAAACATATACAAGCTTGAAATTTTGGGAGACAGAGATGCACATAGCCTCTTCACGGAAAAG GTGTTTCAGAAGGTTATAGATTTGGATGAGCAGCACCCAGAGTTGGCTGAAGAGGAAAAAATAATCTTGAAGAAGTGCAAAGGACTTCCTCTTGCAATAGTTACCATAGGTGGCTTCTTGGCAAAGCAACCAAAAATTCCCCTGGAGTGGAGAAAGTTGAACGAGCATATTAGTGCTGAACTGGATATGAATCCAGAGCTCGGGATGATAAAGAATGTCCTTATGAAAAGCTACGATGGTTTACCTTATCACCTGAAATCTTGTTTCTTGTATATGTCCATCTTTCCTGATGGCCATAATATTAGTCGAAGACGCTTGGTGCACCGGTGGACCGCAGAGGGTTACTCAAGCGATGTGCGTGGCAAGTCTCCTGGGGAAATAGCCGATTGCTATTTTATGGAACTCATTGACAGGAGCATGATTCTACCATCTCAACGATCAATTATAGTTGACTCTTGCAAAGTCCATGATCTCATGCGTGACATCAGCATCTCAAAATCAACAGAGGAAAATCTTGTTTTTAGATTGGAGGAAGGTTGTAGCTCCAATGCCCATGGAACAGTTCGTCACCTTACCATAAGCAGCAATTGGAAAGGAGATAAGAGTGAATTCGAGAGTGCAGTAGACCTGTCTCGTATACGGTCATTAACAGTGTTTGGAGAGTGGAGATCATTTTTCATTTCTGATAAGATGAGGTTGCTGCGAGTGCTAGACTTAGAGGGCACATCAGGTCTAGTTGATCATCACCTTGAGCACATCGGGAAGCTTCTTCACTTAAAATATCTTTCTCTTAGAGGATGTGGTGGGATCTATCACCTACCGGATTCTTTGGGTAACATGAGGCAACTCCAAACTCTAGATATTAAAGGTACATGCATAATTGTGCTGCCAAAGACCATCATCAAGCTTAGGAAGCTACAGTATCTTCGTGCCGAGGCCAGGAGCGTCCTTTATAATAACACATCTGACTTTCTTTGTGACGATCTACCCAAGCTTTGTGTGGCCTGTTGCTCACCTGCGTGTATGCGGGATGTAACTGAAATGGAGGGCAACCCAAATACCTCTGATGTATGTACTTTCTATTGTTGTGTCATGTTTCCATTTTTAGCAAGGCAGGGAAACCCACCTGGTCTTGTAGTGCCAAGTGGTATCTGGAAGCTGAAAGCCTTGCACACACTGAGTCTTGTGAACATCGCACGAGGAAAGGCCGTCCTAAAGGGTATAAGAAAGCTCACCCAGTTGCGCAAGTTAGGAGTGACTGGCATCAGCAAGAAAAACTGCCATGAGTTTTGTTCCACCCTTACTGATCTCATATGCCTGGAATCATTGTCAGTGCACTTAGAAGGGGAGCAAAGTTTATATGACTGCTTGGATGGTTTATCCTCACCTCTGAAAAACCTACAGAGCCTCAAGCTGGAAGGCAATCTAGCCAAATGGCCCGGGTGGATTGAGAGGCTCCACAACCTTGTGAAGCTAAAGCTAGAGAAGACCGAGATATTGGAGTCAGACGCAGCCATTCAGGTTCTTGGCAAGCTACCAAACCTGGCCATCTTAAGTCTGATGAGGTGGTCATTCAAGGGTGACAGCCACCGTTTCACTTTCCACCAGTGGGCATTCCCAAATCTGATGGTTCTGGAGCTGTTCTACGTCGATGGCATCAGCTCATTTGAGTTCGAAGAAAGAGCAACACCTAAGCTTGAGCTGCTACTGGTCCGTAAAGCTCACGAAGCCTCACTCTTGTTTTATGGGTTATCTTCTCTCCCGAGTCTCAAAGAAGTTCTTGTGGATGATTATGGGGAGGACTTCGTCGAAGACATGCGGGCTCAGCTCGCCATGAATCCAAACAAACCTATTTTGAAGAATAGACTGGTCTGA
- the LOC136476958 gene encoding 14-3-3-like protein GF14-C has protein sequence MLREENVYMAKLAEQAERYEEMVEYMEKVAKTVDVEELTVEERNLLSVAYKNVIGARRASWRIVSSIEQKEESRKNEEHVAQIKEYRGKIEAELSNICDGILKLLDSHLVPSSTAAESKVFYLKMKGDYHRYLAEFKTDAERKESAESTMVAYKAAQDMALAELAPTHPIRLGLALNFSVFYYEILNSPDKACNLAKQAFDEAISELDTLGEESYKDSTLIMQLLRDNLTLWTSDITEEGKESSKGDAE, from the exons ATGTTGCGGGAGGAGAATGTCTACATGGCCAAGCTGGCTGAGCAAGCAGAACGGTACGAGGAAATGGTTGAGTACATGGAGAAGGTGGCTAAGACCGTTGATGTGGAAGAGCTCACTGTTGAGGAACGTAACCTCCTATCTGTTGCCTACAAGAATGTGATTGGGGCCCGCCGTGCCTCATGGCGCATTGTCTCCTCCATCGAGCAGAAGGAGGAGTCCCGCAAGAATGAGGAACATGTTGCTCAGATTAAGGAGTACCGTGGCAAGATTGAGGCTGAATTGAGCAACATTTGTGATGGTATCCTGAAGCTGCTTGACTCGCACCTTGTGCCTTCCTCCACTGCTGCAGAGTCCAAGGTGTTTTACCTCAAGATGAAGGGTGATTATCACAG GTACCTTGCTGAGTTTAAGACTGATGCTGAGAGGAAGGAATCTGCAGAGAGCACAATGGTAGCTTATAAGGCAGCCCAG GATATGGCATTGGCTGAACTGGCACCTACTCATCCCATAAGGCTTGGACTTGCACTTAACTTCTCAGTGTTCTATTATGAGATTCTGAACTCTCCGGACAAAGCTTGCAACCTTGCTAAGCAG GCATTTGATGAGGCTATTTCTGAGTTGGACACGCTTGGCGAGGAATCCTACAAAGATAGCACCTTGATTATGCAGCTCCTGAGGGACAACTTGACCCTCTGGACCTCTGACATCACG GAGGAGGGCAAAGAATCCTCGAAGGGTGATGCTGAGTAG